The genomic window CGGCGGTACGCAACGCACGGCGTTTGTAATGCGGCAGTTAATTAGCGTCAGCCCGTCATCCGGGCGCTGCTCGTAGACGCCCTTGGCAAAGCCAAATTCGAGCAATGTTTCGTAGAGCAGGTCGCCGGCATAGTCACCGGTGAAAGGGCGGCCGGTGCGGTTCGCACCTTGCAGACCGGGCGCGAGGCCGACGATCAGCAGCGATGCGTCGCTTGTGCCGAAGGAGGGAACCGGTCCGTTGAACCAGAGTGGTTCGCGAGCTTGATTGGCGTGCCGGAAAGCTGCGAGCCGCGGGCAGAGGGGGCAATCACGGTCAGGAACGGGGCGTTGGGCGGCAGCGGCATGTGCATGCCGTTGCCGCGATCTAGTATTTGCTTTCCGAAGTTCGTGATCCATCGCCACATCCGCCTTAACGAAACTTCGGAAAGCAAAGGGTACTAGCAAAACTATAATTCTAGTACCGCTTTCGATTTGAAGTCCCTAGTGGAGTGGATTTGACATTCGCTTCTCACCCGGCTGCGAGTTCGTCAAGCGAATGTCAAATCCAAACTCCACTAGAAACTTATATTTACTAGTGGTCCTTTGATTCTAACATTCGCAGGAGGTGCCTACTGAGACGAGATGCGAATGTTAGAATCGGACCACTAGCGCGCGTTTGCCGAGAGTGATGCAGGGACTTCAAATCGGCGGTACTAGGTGCTTCAGTCGTCGAACTCTTCGTCATCGCCTCGCGGTGCAATCGTACTTGTGCTTCGCTGCAGGAATTGCGGCGTGTGTTGACGCTGTTCGCGAGGCTCCCGAGCAGGAGGACGTTCGTTGGGGTCGCGGCCCAGCTTGGATTGTAGCTGGACCAGATCTGTAAAGACATCTGCCTGACGACGCAATTCGTCGGCGATCATCGGAGGCTGGCTGGCAATGGTGGAAACGACAGTGACGCGCACACCGCGGCGCTGCACGGCTTCAACGAGCGAGCGAAAATCTCCATCGCCGGAGAACAGAACCATCTGGTCGATATGTTCCGCGAGTTCCATAGCATCGACGGCGAGCTCGATGTCCATGTTGCCTTTCACCTTGCGGCGTCCGCTGGCATCGATGAATTCCTTGGTCGCCTTGGTGACGACAGTATAGCCGTTGTAGTCGAGCCAATCGATCAACGGTCTGATGGACGAGTACTCCTGATCCTCGATGATCGCTGTGTAGTAGAACGCCCGCACCAACGTACCGCGGCTCTGAAATTCAAGCAGAAGCCGCTTGTAGTCGATGTCGAAACCAAGCGTCTTGGCGGTGGCATATAAATTGGCACCGTCAATGAACAGCGCGATCTTGTTAGTGGCAGGCATCAGTTTGTTCTCGCATCGTTGTTGTTGTGTAGCATTTTTGGCGGCGTTGGAAGCGCCGCGTGCTGTTTCTTCAGATTTCAGCTGTTCGCCAAACGGTTGTAGAGGGATAAACGGATAGCTGTATCAAATCGACAACCGTTGGGGGCGATCGAAATAGACTATCACCTTGAGCAGCCAATGAGCCGATTTCTTGTCCATCGGCCAAATTGTTCCTTTCATTTGACAAGAAGTAACCTCGCGAAAACCCCGATTTCTCGGGCATTTCAAAATTGCTGCTTGCGAAAAGACCCTACTCGCTATACCTAACGCGCATAGCGAGACATTTCTGACCTACTTGGAGCGACAGCCGATGGCGCGTGTCACTGTTGAGGATTGCATTGATAAGGTCGATAACCGGTTCGACCTCGTGTTGCTGGCCGCGCATCGTGCGCGGATGATTTCGTCGGGATCTCCTCTCACTGTTGATCGGGATAATGACAAGAATCCGGTGGTTTCGCTACGCGAAATTGCCGACACAACCATTTCTCCTGAGGATTTGCGTGAAGAGCTGGTCCATTCGCTTCAGAAGTTTGTTGAGGTGGATGAGCCTGAGCCCGATACGGTCCCATTGATCGGCTCTGCCGGCGCTTCCGTTGACGCGGACGACACCGAAGTTGCTGTCGAGCGCATGACGGAAGAAGAACTTCTGAAGGGCCTCGAGGGCCTCGCACCTCCCGAAGAGCAGCCTGAAGAAGACGAGTAAAACTCGTC from Nitrobacteraceae bacterium AZCC 1564 includes these protein-coding regions:
- a CDS encoding uracil-DNA glycosylase family 4 (product_source=TIGR00758; cath_funfam=3.40.470.10; cog=COG1573; ko=KO:K21929; pfam=PF03167; smart=SM00986; superfamily=52141; tigrfam=TIGR00758), with the protein product MDHELRKANTRSRQRHAHAAAAQRPVPDRDCPLCPRLAAFRHANQAREPLWFNGPVPSFGTSDASLLIVGLAPGLQGANRTGRPFTGDYAGDLLYETLLEFGFAKGVYEQRPDDGLTLINCRITNAVRCVPPQNKPLPAEINTCRTFLNATLDDMPNLRAIVMLGRVSHDSTLKALGIRAANAPFAHGAIHDAGSVKLYDSYHCSRYNTNTGVLTPKMFKSVFAKVRDDLAN
- a CDS encoding uncharacterized LabA/DUF88 family protein (product_source=COG1432; cog=COG1432; pfam=PF01936; superfamily=51735), with the protein product MPATNKIALFIDGANLYATAKTLGFDIDYKRLLLEFQSRGTLVRAFYYTAIIEDQEYSSIRPLIDWLDYNGYTVVTKATKEFIDASGRRKVKGNMDIELAVDAMELAEHIDQMVLFSGDGDFRSLVEAVQRRGVRVTVVSTIASQPPMIADELRRQADVFTDLVQLQSKLGRDPNERPPAREPREQRQHTPQFLQRSTSTIAPRGDDEEFDD
- a CDS encoding DNA-directed RNA polymerase subunit omega (product_source=KO:K03060; cath_funfam=3.90.940.10; cog=COG1758; ko=KO:K03060; pfam=PF01192; smart=SM01409; superfamily=63562; tigrfam=TIGR00690), whose translation is MARVTVEDCIDKVDNRFDLVLLAAHRARMISSGSPLTVDRDNDKNPVVSLREIADTTISPEDLREELVHSLQKFVEVDEPEPDTVPLIGSAGASVDADDTEVAVERMTEEELLKGLEGLAPPEEQPEEDE